A DNA window from Ranitomeya imitator isolate aRanImi1 chromosome 2, aRanImi1.pri, whole genome shotgun sequence contains the following coding sequences:
- the SLC25A28 gene encoding mitoferrin-2, whose amino-acid sequence MELEAVLKERGGATAGDPARVLEAWVKRGWPAGGADTELIAAESPSMGRPRELSAKGDELEYEALPEGSTVSTHMLAGAVAGIMEHCLMYPVDCVKTRMQSLQPDPAARYRNVMEALSKIIRTEGFWRPMRGMNVTATGAGPAHALYFACYEKLKKTLSDVIRPGGNSHIANGAAGCVATLLHDAAMNPAEVIKQRMQMYNSPYRRVTDCMRAVWRNEGAGAFYRSYTTQLTMNIPFQAIHFMAYEVLQEKLNPHRQYNPTSHMVSGACAGAVAAAATTPLDVCKTLLNTQESLALNSPSGHITGMANAFRTVYQIGGVTAYFRGVQARVIYQMPSTAIAWSVYEFFKYIITKRQEERRASR is encoded by the exons ATGGAGCTGGAGGCCGTGCTGAAAGAACGAGGGGGCGCGACCGCCGGGGATCCCGCCCGGGTGCTGGAAGCTTGGGTGAAGCGTGGATGGCCGGCTGGTGGCGCAGACACCGAACTCATCGCTGCGGAGTCTCCGAGCATGGGCCGGCCCCGGGAGCTGAGCGCCAAGGGCGACGAGCTGGAGTACGAGGCGCTGCCGGAGGGCTCCACAGTCAGCACGCACATGCTGGCCGGGGCCGTGGCCGGGATCATGGAGCACTGCCTCATGTACCCTGTGGACTGCGTGAAG ACCCGCATGCAGAGCCTACAGCCTGATCCCGCCGCACGCTACCGCAACGTCATGGAGGCCTTATCCAAAATCATCCGCACCGAAGGATTCTGGAGGCCGATGCGAGGAATGAATGTTACAGCCACAGGCGCCGGCCCGGCCCACGCTCTCTATTTTGCCTGCTACGAAAAACTAAAAAAGACTTTGAGTGATGTTATCCGCCCCGGGGGGAATAGCCATATAGCTAATG GGGCCGCAGGATGTGTAGCGACACTGTTGCACGACGCAGCTATGAATCCAGCAGAAG TGATCAAGCAGAGGATGCAGATGTACAATTCCCCGTACCGGCGAGTCACTGACTGTATGAGGGCGGTGTGGCGGAACGAGGGCGCTGGTGCCTTTTACCGAAGCTACACAACCCAACTGACTATGAACATCCCCTTCCAGGCCATACACTTCATGGCGTACGAGGTCCTGCAGGAGAAACTTAATCCTCACAGACAGTACAACCCGACCTCTCACATGGTCTCCGGGGCCTGTGCGGGAGCGGTGGCCGCCGCCGCCACCACACCACTGGACGTTTGTAAGACCTTGCTGAACACGCAGGAATCTCTGGCCTTGAACTCCCCGAGCGGACACATCACAGGCATGGCTAATGCCTTCAGGACGGTTTACCAAATAGGCGGCGTGACTGCTTACTTCCGAGGGGTTCAGGCCAGGGTCATCTATCAGATGCCTTCCACGGCCATCGCGTGGTCTGTGTACGAGTTCTTCAAGTACATCATCACCAAGCGCCAGGAGGAAAGGAGGGCGAGCCGCTAA